Genomic DNA from Parambassis ranga chromosome 5, fParRan2.1, whole genome shotgun sequence:
TGCTCACCCAGGGCTTTTAAAACCAGTCGAACTTGTCAACACAGCTCTGGAGGCATGTGCTTCACTCGGCATGCATCCTATTGTTTTCTCTTATTTAGGCTCCGCTTCGTGGGCTACTTCCTGTTTGCGTCTCAGCCTGTTTTTGATTGGTCGCAGCCGACTGCGGCTCAGACGCTGCCACGTACTCGGGCTCTAATGTTGCTCTTTCTGCTTGAGAGACTGCAGCAGAAGTGGATCTCATggctttctttgtgtgtctttcccgCACATGCACATCAATACAGTATTGTGAGGTTATCAGTAATAAAACCGGAGGCTACAATGCACAGTTTGTTGCTCTTTTGtcccatttttttgttttgctagtATGCAATAATAGTGGGGTTACCACTCTTGGCAGTTTCTCAAggcctgtgtgtgactgtgtgtgtgttttggatgaTGGATCACCTTAACTGTGACAtgttaaccctctgaaccccaaCAGTTTTAGAAagttttcagtctgtgtgctctcttTTATTGCCATATAAAATCTAAGGAAACAGCATAATTGAGGCTAGAAGAAGAGAAGGCAGAAACGCGTTAGTGTTTGGCTTTAAACAAGTCTAACTCTAAAACAATGTTGAAAACAATACAGCGTGTGTGTCATTGTGACCAAGATATTCTGCGCCTCTCCCTGCCTTTCTGTCCCAGGAGGTTATGAGgagaacagcagcaacagtagcagcagcagcagcagcagcagagcagccggGATGAACGGTAACGGCCCCAAGCTGGTGGACCCGCTGGAGGACCCGCTGCCGGGAGTGGGCACCTACGAAGACTTCAACACCATTGACTGGGTCAGAGAGAAGAGCAAGGACcgggacagacacagagaggtaCCGAGGAAGGCTGGGTGTGCTATTTAAAGGAAGGCGCAGAGTGTAAAAGTGTACCAAGCTGTACCTGAGATAAGAGCCGCTATCACCATCAGAACATGAGAGTTTACACCAAGAGATTCGTTTTGTGCATTCGCACCAAACAATTGGAAGGATTCGGGTTACAGTATGTATGTTTGTGCTGATGGTGCTACTTGCTAGTCTTCGAGGACATTATTAATTAGTGTTTTAAGACTAATTtgcccctgcacacacacacacattggacaGTAGCTGCTCTTAAACTGCGTTATTCCAGTGTGACGTCAACTCAGTGCGACTGCTTCTGGTCTGAAATCCTGACATATGTGTAGCAAAATATTCAAATTCTTCATACTGTGTTTTAAGCATGCACAGCTCCTGCCCTCTACTGGTTCAAATGTGGCTATTGCAATTGAATTTAACctttttttacatgtgtttaAGGATTTAATAAGTTGATTTCAGGCAGTACTGTTGTAGATTTTTGAAGTTAAGCTTTAGTTTGTAGTTCAACCTTTGTAGTTCAACATGTCATAATTTATTGGTGCTGATGAGAAGACATGTTTCAGTCATTCCTGCCTAATTATTCTGTAATATGACAAGATTTGGATTTCTGCTCCAGATCACCAATAAGAGCAGACAGTCCACTGTGGCTCTGCTGCACAGCGTCAGCGATGCTTTCTCTGGATGGCTGCTCATGCTGCTGGTGGGACTCATGTCAGgtagggacacacacacacacactcaccctcaCATGCAGACACGTTCTAGCTGTGTCTGTTTGATGCACAGTTATCTTCTTTGTGGCCTGAACGCAGACGGCGCCTGTTCTTGCTGCATGCTTTAGCTGAAAGTTAATTCCCACGTGTGTTGCAGACAGCAGGTGCAGCTCCGGCACAGAACTGAAAATAAGCAGGGTGACATATTTTATGCAGAAAGTTcacttttctcctcttctccagGTGCTCTAGCCGGCGGCATCGACATCGCAGCCCACTGGCTGACGGACATGAAGGGTGGAGTGTGTCTGATCGGCTTCTGGTTCAACCACGAGCACTGCTGCTGGACGTCCAATGAAACGACGTTCCAGGAGAGGGACCGCTGTCCGCAGTGGCAGAGCTGGGCTGAGCTCATAACGGGCACCTCAGAGGTGGGAGGACCTTTTGTTGTTGATGCAAACTGAAGAAAATCTGTAAACTGATTTGTGGTGGGttggtgccacctagtggtcatGACGCAGAACAACGCCAGCAGAAGTCatgatttatttatgatatatttttttgtgttaatgACTGACAAATCACACGTCTGTCTTTGCAGGGTGCGTTCGCCTACATAGTGAACTACCTGATGTACATATTCTGGGCTCTGCTCTTTGCGTTCCTGGCTGTCACCCTGGTCAGGGCTTTCGCTCCATACGCATGTGGATCAGGAATACCAGAGGTGAGAAATCAGGATGTGTGTTAGGTATCATGATGGAGTCCCAGTGTGCAGCAACAGAGgcaaattcattcattcatggtATCATTATTTATGTGTAACTCCCTCCTAGTTGTTGTTCACAGAGAGCATGTTTCAGAGCAGGGATTTATATCATGGCCTCTTTTATACTCCTACAACGTTCAAACATCTTTGTTCCAGAAGTTCTGGATTTAAACCTGTTTAAATGTGCTTCACATGTTGGATTTTAGAGGAGACAGAGCTTTAAATGTGTCTATTAAAAAAGATCAGCTGCCCCGTCACTGATAGATTCATCACCACCATAAAATCGGCCCCTAATTTTCCATGTTTATATCAGTATCTAAGCTCTTCTGACTGACATTTTTAGATCTTTTCGACCTTTTCACACCGGTCCCTGGgcagtttttctttcttaaatGTGCAGGAGTCTCTCATGAGTTTGTCTATTTATACTCAGGCAGTATTATAATGTTACAATTACACTGTTGGCCTTTATTTCAGCTATCAATATGAAACTAAAGGGTGAAGAGCACACAGAACTGCCCTCTGAAAGCTGCTCTAGCTCATCTATATTGGTCTTTTTTTTACTCGTGTAGGTCAGTCCTGGGTTTGCGACCTACTTTTATTTCACTTTCCTCGTCTTTCGAGGAAATTAAAGAGCATATTCGAAGAATATTTGCTGACTTTCTGGAATTACAAGTGGAAAACTTAAACTTTACTTCAGTATAATACACAAATATTTCCCCTCCACTTCATTTCAGGGAACCTGAGTCATTTTCTGCTAACAGCCTCATCTCTTTGAGGTCAGCCGCTGGTCACCCGGCCCACTCACAAGAGATTAACCGCTTATTTGAAAGGAAAATATccacattctctctctgtctctctccctccctctcaaaTCAGTGTTTATACTGTCTTTCGGTCAGACGGGCCTATCTAAACGGATCCCTCCCCAACACAAACGGACACATAAGAACAAACATATCCTCATGCTCTTCTGCACACACCAGATTAATCCGTGCGCATGCAAACACTCTCCGTCTCACCTCAGATCAAAACCATCCTGAGCGGCTTCATCATCCGTGGCTACCTGGGGAAATGGACCCTCATCATTAAGACCATCACGCTGGTTTTGGCCGTCTCCTCTGGGCTCAGCTTAGGAAAGGAAGGTCCTCTAGTCCACGTGGCCTGCTGCTGTGCCAACATACTCTGCCACCTGTTCACCAAGTACCGCAAGAACGAAGCCAAGCGGAGAGAGGTAGGTtgggaaaaagacaaaaaaaattctGGTTCTCATTTTTAGGTAATTGTAAAGTCAATATTTTTATGCATTTGTGGCAGCTTTTCCAGGCTTTTCCAACAATTTGCAGTCTAATTAAATTGGCTTTCTGAATGCCAAAAACTACAGAAATTAAATTGTTAAGATTAGATTCATAATTTCTCAATAAcaatgtgcagaaaaaaaaacactgctctgCTTTGATGAAAGTTATATTTTCGGGGTCTTGTTTGCAGGTGttatcagctgcagcagccgtgGGTGTGTCGGTGGCTTTTGGTGCTCCTATAGGAGGAGTCTTGTTCAGTCTGGAGGAGGTGGGTAGTTCCATTCCTTTGCTGAAAGTGCCGAAAAGCCAAAGAAGTATCCATTTTCTCAGACAGCAgtgccttcatttttttttagtttagctACTGGATTCAATAATAATCACTCCACACAAGCTGCACCTCCTCCACAATCAAATAACCAAGACTCATGCAAACATGGATCGCAAAGACTGAGATTTGTGTTTTCTGCACCacttattttatgttattacTTGCATTTCTTGTTGGAATGAGCTCAGCACTGGCTCCTAACAGACATATTAAGCAAGAAAAGTGTGTTTGCATCACATGTAATCAGGTCTTGGCAGCTTGCTAAGCCATCTGCAGGGTTTGGATGAGGATAGGCAGGTAATTCAATAAAAAAGTCCTCAGAATATGTCTCAACATGCCTGTATGTCTGCATTGTACTAATATTAAGAATGATTGAcatgttttctctcctccaggTGAGTTACTACTTCCCCCTGAAGACTCTGTGGCGTTCCTTTTTCGCCGCTCTGGTGGCAGCCTTCACTCTCCGTTCCATCAACCCGTTTGGAAACAGCCGCCTGGTGCTCTTCTACGTGGAGTTTCACGCCCCGTGGCACCTGGTGGAGCTGGCCCCCTTCATCCTGCTGGGGATATTCGGAGGCCTCTGGGGGGCGCTGTTCATCAGGGCCAACATCGCCTGGTGCAGGAGACGTGAGTGTCGGTCGCGGATGTCTACTGATGTCTGTAACCTTTGGGGTATTAATGGGTTTTTCTCTCAGGTAAAACCACGCGGCTGGGACACTACCCCGTCATCGAGGTGCTGGTGGTCGCCGCGCTGACTGCCGTGGTCGCCTACCCGAACAGTTACACCAGGATGAGCGGAGCTGAGCTCATCTCGGAGCTGTTCAACGACTGCTCGCTGCTGGACTCCTCACAGCTGTGCGGCTACAAGCAGGTcagtgaacgtgtgtgtgtgtgtgttaatcccataaattaaacaaatattGAGTTTTACACTATCTAAGGTTGTTTCTCTGCCTCCCTGTCTGGCTCCTCCTAtcatctcctcacacacacacctccagccaACCAACACTTCAGAAACAGGTGCAGGTAACAGCTTGGCTGACCGGCCGGCAGGGGAAGGCCTCTACACGGCTCTGTGGCAGCTGGCTCTCGCCTTGGTCTTCAAGATGTTGATCACTGTTATTACCTTTGGCATGAAGGTACGTTTATAACCACGCACACAGTgatggacacagagagaggcctGATGAGGATATCTTGCATCTTTTATTAGGCCGCTCAGTCTTTACAGTTCTGCAGTCAGCTCATAAAGCGAATGGTTTCCTCCTGGCCTCTCTGTCTAGGTTCCCTCTGGCCTCTTCATCCCTAGCATGGCGGTCGGAGCCATCGCCGGCAGACTGCTGGGAGTCGGCATGGAGCAGCTGGCTTACTACAACCACGACTGGTTTATCTTCAAAGGGTGGTGCTCGCCGGGGGCGGACTGCATCACTCCGGGGCTCTACGCCATGGTCGGAGCTGCAGCTTGTTTAGGTTGGGAGTTgttttaaaagattttttttttttaattctgagaggaggaggatgttttGTGATGTTGTGTGCATTTCATCAAATGGCCACCTGAGGGCAGCTCAAAACATTCATAGACCTCCATATTAAAAATGTCCaagtttacagcagaaataaacatgtttacagggtTACAAGTAGACGTTGCTGTCCTCTACTGCACACAGGGAACTTTTTGTGTAGAACATCTGAACTGAAACCACTGCTAAAGATTCTCTTTACTGCCAGAAAATTCATTACGTTTGCATCCACAGCCTATTGACCACAATGGGCTATCCAtaagacacctgtgtgttgATTTTTGTCACAGTACACAATCATAACAGTGATTTTATCGtctttttattatgttatttttctcttttaagcTTTATTTTACCTCCTGATTATGTTGTTGTTATAGGCGGTCGATAAAGATGACATGCTAAGTAACACATGTTGCTTTGAAATAAGACATAGCTCTTGTTTGGATGTTATAAACATAGGCATTTTAATTCTGTTggtggaaaaacattttttcttttgttttctggaaACATCAGGGAACCATCTGAGAGCGTGTAATCATCCCCGTTTCTAAAATACTGAGCAACCATCAAAGGAGAAGTGTTCTGATACATAACACTCACACTACACACAATGAAACTGTCACACTTAAGCCAATTGTTTAGAGGGAGGCCTCAGAGGAGCGAGCGCAGAGTTCAGAAATGGAGCCTTGGTTTGCGGCTGTGACCGATGATTGTAATTGGATTCAGACTGGAACCGCTGATGTAGAGTTTCCACACAAATAAAGAGCTCAACCTTTCAGATAGAGGAAGGCCTGTGAGGAGTGGTGATCTAATCTTTTCCTCGCCTCCCCTCCAGGTGGAGTGACGCGTATGACGGTGTCGTTGGTGGTCATCATGTTCGAGCTGACCGGCGGTTTGGAGTACATCGTTCCCCTCATGGCTGCAACCATGACCAGCAAATGGGTGGCAGATGCTTTTGGAAGAGAGGGGATTTACGAGGTGAGGGTTCTGCTGCGCAGGCCGGCGTTACGTCACAAacgttttttatttttctttcaggcTCATTTAgtgtgatgttttttatttttttggtccGTAAATACATCCTGTACTTTCACTCTGGGTGTTCTCCAACTACAAAAACTAAAGCAAACAAACTCTGCAGGCTCACATCAGGCTGAATGGATACCCCTTCCTGGAGCCAAAAGAAGAGTTCGAGCACAGCAGCCTGGCCGTGGACGTGATGAGGCCGCGGAGGGTGGACCCTGCTCTGGCTGTGCTCACGCAGGACGGCATGACGATAGGAGAGGTGGAGGTAACGGActcacacatgcaaacagaagaagaagaagaatgataTTGTTGCTATGGATACGaagatgtttttctctttctccagACGTTGGTGGAGAGCACTCACTACAGCGGCTTCCCTGTGGTCGTCTCCCAGGAGTCCCAGAGGCTCGTGGGATTTGTGCTCAGACGAGACCTGCTCATATCCATAGGTCAGAACTTCACTCATGTGCATGCATTGAAAGACACCTACACAGAGCCTTTTGCATGTTATGGTGGTATTCAGAGATGATCACAGCTTGTTTTTGCTGCTGTGTAGTGGCCAAAGTTTcatttcctgtcttttttttttttttttaagacaacGCCCGGAAACGTCAGGACGGCGTCGTCAGTGCCTCCAGGGTGGTGTTCACTGAGCACTCTCCGTCCCAGCCTCCCGACGCGCCGCCTCCTCTCCGCCTCAGAGGGATCATGGACCTGAGTCCCTTCACCGTCACCGACCACACACCCATGGACATCACTGTGGATATCTTCAGGAAACTGGGCCTACGCCAGTGTCTGGTCACACATAATGggtgaggacacacactttCCTGACAAAGAACAATGGAGCTCTGTGAGATTACTCTCAGAGCAGGAGATACTTTCATTCACTCATCCCCGCTGTCTCTCATGCGTGGCCTCAGATGTTTACACGGCGGTCTGACATGTTCAAAGGACCAGCTTTCATTTGAATTTTGGATACCGTCACAAACGTTACAGCTGTGCAGCGTGGTCACAGAGTTCTGAAGGTCAACACGCCTGGCTGTTAAAGCACCTTTATGTAGGATTTGTGCGATCACCAACCTCGGGTCTTGCCAGGCTTCCAGCAGGAACCTGTCAAAGGTTTCAGGAGATCCATCCTACCAGGCTTCAAGCTATGCGCTGGCGGCTGACCCACAGGTGGTTCGGATCAAATCATGCGAGTCACGTGAGGAAGTTCTTGCatttaagtgtgtgtttaaGGTGGCATAACAACAAAAAGTGACCCATTTACCTTTAAAAAGACAGCAATACAAATAATGTGTGGCATGCTAACTGCTAGTTGCTACATGCTAAGAACGGCTTCATAGATTTCTGTCAGTAGGAACCTCTCAGCTTGAAACAAACTTATTCCCTGTGTTATTTTAATGGGGtttaatgaaaaacaacaaatatcatAAAAAGGAATAAAACAGGCAGCTTTTACATATTTCTTACTAATGGATTCCACCAAAGAGCCCAGTGGTTCCTTCTTGGACCAATTACCTTACAGGGCTGCAGCAGGCCTGAAGACGTTTGACTGGACGGGATCAAAGAAGTCGAAACAAAAGCGAGTGTGAAGAAATTTTGTGGCTGAGATGTTTTCGTGCTTTAATAAATAGTATTTAAATTTAAACCggcacacagaaaaaagaaacaaaaagcagacaGTTGGAGACAGTGAGGTAAAGACGGGTCTGGGAAAACACTATTGTTGCCACTCGGCGTGATAAAATTAAGCGTCTGAGTCATTAGATGTCAGAAATCACAGCCTCAAGGTctttttactgtgtgtcactTCGAGCCCAGACGGTGAGCGATCCTTCAGACTCCACctcccccctttcctctcagtgtCAGCCCATCTGAAACAAATAAGTCCTGCAGGGGTCATCGTGCCTGTCAGCAGGCTgtcagcagcatgtgtgcaccGTCAAAAGTGCCCACAGGGAAGGAAAGCAGCGAGGGAGAGCACCCGACGAGTCAACACACAGGGGGTGTTTGCTTCATTCTACTTTAAATTACTGCTGATCCAATAAACCCCGCTTCAAATCTTCACTAGGAAGgttcacacacaacaaacaccgGAGGAGACGGGTCAAAGGATCTGGAAGGGGCCACCACTGTGACCTCTGCGGCAGCATTTCTGACCCTTCTTACAAGTTATCCAAACCGCCGCAGTTCCCCTTTTAACCTCAATATCCAGAATTCCTGAGGCAGAAACACAATTTAACATCGACAGCAGGGACAAGATGGAGCCCAAAAAGTGAGAATATGTGGGAAGTACAACAAGCGTAATAAGCTAGGAGCAGGTAGCATGTGGAGTGCTGCCGTCTGTGTCAGGAAAACACACGTAAAAGGTGAAACTGTTTCATCACTCGTCAAAAAGTGTGTTAGGATGTAGCAGTAAAATCTGGTTGGTGCTGATCCAGATCACCTGGAGTGAAACCTCACATCACACGCTAACCttcagctcctctttctccaaCATCACCATCGACTCTCTGTCACTTCTTCGACCTTCCATGACGAAGCAAAGCAAGTACGATGTGAAGTAAtctgctcttctctctctctctctgttattaGGAGGCTGCTGGGGATCATCACTAAAAAAGACATACTCAAACATATGGCGCAGATCGCCAACAGAGACCCGGACTCCATCCTCTTCAACTgagctccctcctcttcctccttctcttccggGGGGGGGATGATAAGAGGACACCAGCTTGTACTCGTTGAAGGCACCTTCAGAGAAAGAGTTTACACAGGCGCCTGGAGAACAATGcattttttctttgtcatcTGGAGGCGATTTTTGGAATAAAGGTTCAGAAATGATGACTCATGTTTCGCTGACGTGACCGCCCTCAGTGTCAGGGCGATGTAGGACAGGAGTGAGTCAGTGGAATATTtcacatctctttttttttttactgccctCGTTTCTCTATTTTCAAAAAAGTAATCTGTCATTGAAAGAAGTAAAAACCCTCACCTCCCTGCACTGTCggccattttttttccccccctgtaACAcctgagaagaggaggaggaggaggcgggggaGGCGGAGGGGGAAAATAAAGACTTCGGCTGACATGAAGAAGAAGGACTGGCCCTGCAGCCATCGCAGCAAGCCCAGACAGAGTGCACTGAGCTGGGCTGATGGAGGCTCTgacacccccctcctccacctcctgcagccCCCTGAGGTGAAGGATACAGGAGTGTGAGAAGAAGATctaacacacaccaacactccATAAAGACGTTCATGACAGCCTgggaactctttttttttttttgtcatatagATGCTTGATATTCAGCTCCAGCCTGGGAACTATGCagtgcaatcacacacacacacacacacacacagacaatgctGCAGAGACCATGTCAGGCCTTATGGAGTGTTCCTgggctgctgccgccgccgccgctgctgaaCAGCTACACGGAGAGAATCACCACACATACATTAATTTatgtaaatgtgaaattgttTGTTCCACTAAATTATTTCACTGACATacaagtttgttttgttttgttattgaagtcatttatttaatttttacttCTTTGATATTTCTGAAAttatattttagtgtttttctgACACAGTACGCCCTAATAGATCAATTTTCCACCCTTTTCTGAAACtttaaaaaccaaacagcttatatttgataaaaaaaaaaatgagtatgTCTAATTTAAACAGATTTTAATGGGAATAATCATACTTGAAAACCATATTTATGTCTTAAAAATAAGGTTCTCTATTAGCACTGACTCATATTTTCAGTGAGGGCATCTTCTGTGAGCCTtcgccagcagggggcgctgacGGTGTGCTCATTACACTTGTTCTGCAGTCACGTGATCTTGGAATAGTTCGCTTTTTGTGTGCTAATCTTTTGCACACCCAGCGTCTGTCCATCAGAAAGGCTGTTATTGTGAAAGTGCAGTTCCTTtagtggccacatgagggctCGTTCCAAATGGGAAACGTTAATattcacagacctccatgttgaaaAGTCCaactttaaagcagaaatacAAATATGTGTACAGCCCATTTCAAGTTAACATTGAGGTCTGAAAGGACTATTGCAGGCGCCCTCAAGTGGCTATCTTGGGAACTGCACTTTCTTAAACATTTTCATATTAGCCAAGCCTGATCACATTTTCTAAAGCCCCCGATGATGTCATCACACAGTGGTTTTAATCTGATAAAAGAAGCTCACGTAGTGTTAGACATCTGATCTCCGTCCACTTCCTCCCTCCCCCGCTGGTTCGCTGTCCTGACCAGAAAAATATTAACACTTTAAAGCTTGGGCGGGTCACTCACCTTTAAACGTCTGCAGGCTGGGACTCATAACGCTTCGCCTCGTCCCTTAATGCTTTATTTATACGCTAAATTGATTTTCTGTGTTCAGCCCTGTCACAGCTTGGAGCTTCTCTGTGCCGGCAGTGAAAACATACAGGGGGACGCTGAAAGTGTTAACATTAGAGGCACTCTGACCTCAGCCAGTCAGGCAAACACAGATCATGTGTCCTGGGAacgctgtgctgtgctgtcttGTCATTTTCATCACGATTATCACCTGTAAAGGTGCTAAACTCTGTCTGATAGGTTCAAAACAGCACTCCTGCAGCATCTTTATTGATTGACACTTTATTGCTGCTGGCAGATTTAATGTCCAGCTGAGGCCAGATTATTGCAATTTAACTGCATCACATCAGAAGCAATATTATCAGAGTCCCATCTATGAACTGCGTCCTGTCGGACTCGGCGTGCGCCAGTGCTTTGTCATGTCTTTATCAATACATCTGTTTCCAGTTGAAACAAAGGCAGCTCAGGAATTAGTCTCAGTCACTCTTTTTTATTATTCGGAGGGACTGCCAGAGCTCTCAGtcgtatttatttttttatggtcACTGATGATGAGATTCAGTCTGCTCTACACTCTACAGGTAATTACACTTCTGACGACCTGTAACATCATTCTAAACAAGACtttttgtccagcagagggcgatATAACAACTACACAGCCTGGATTATGATTATTTTTGGGTTTAATACTCCTTATTTTACCAAAATAATGGTTCTGTTTCTGTATATTAACTTTATTCAGAGCGTCATCTGGCTTTACTCCAGCTAATTGAGTTAAACACAATTCAAATGTACgtgtcagaaactgcagttccctgaatagccacttgagggtggctcgtgtgtgtgttaatagtGGACGAGCaatctgtgacatcacctcTGCATTTTCTGAAGAAtagttttaacatggaggtctgtatGAATTGACTCTCTTTGAGActcagcctctagtggccatatttggaactgcagtttttaataaCCTAATTTCTCAGCTAGCACCTGTTTAGTTTAggccccatagacctccatgttgacCTCCTTTGAAATCCTAATTTTCACTTTAAGGCTTAAAGTGTGTGATGGCTTTAGCCATTAGCCGCCCTTAAGCTAACAGCTTCACATATTTTTGGATTAGCAGGTGGAGTGGAGTTGATGACAGTGATGGCTGGTGTCTTAAAAACCTTATGTCACATCACAGAGAATGTATCCATCGTTATTCAGTGGTGATGATGACCCTCTGGACTTCGGCGGTGTCTCCCCCGGCGAGTCGGCGCTCGTCTCTGGCCACATAATCTCTGTGAGAAGGAATTCCAAGCGGcgaagatggagaggaagtgtgCGCTCATttggtgtgtgggtgtttgcaTATGGGTTCAGTTTTTGTATGTGGGTGGCTTAcatctgtgtgtcagtgaattAGCtcatgactctgtgtgtgtgttggggaatGTGAGTGCATTGTAGCCAGCTAGTAATGACTCAGTGTATTCTTGAGCTGAGTTCCTGCAGCTGAGACTTCACATGGGACTCGGGTTACCGACCTGCTCGTGGCTGCTGCATtctcacacctcacacacacacacacacacacacacacacacacacacacacactgtgtctcttCTTATCTTCTTGTGGATTTCTGTCATGTTGCCTTTCCTGCCCTGTAATTGTGTTACATTTTTGTATCTGATGCGTCCCTCTCATATCAGCCTCCCGTTCCCAGGCTGCCATTGTCTCACtacaaagcagcagaaacatttgGATGTGGTAAGAGGCCAATTCAAGGTGTCACCCTACACCCCGGAGTGTCAGATCTCTTCtcttacctctgtgtgtgtgtgtgtggagtcaaaGCATGCACAGAGATGACgtgtgtgtcctcctgaggGTCTGGACAGACTGAGCAAATATTTAGGAGCAAGCcttgcctctctgtgtgtgaatgcaatCCAATCTGTGTTGTGTCTCAGGCCTCTCAGGCTCACCTGAGGTGATGAGGTGGAGGTTCCCACAGCTTCTTCGGTCGCAGCTCGCCGTTCATGTATCACAGTAATGTCTTTCaccagcaaacagcaggaacGAGCTGAA
This window encodes:
- the LOC114435994 gene encoding H(+)/Cl(-) exchange transporter 5-like isoform X1; protein product: METSLLVVTCCRSLRVTGAGTMFHFWGRYEAGGMENPGYCAGSFDHLHHPSDDDDDDDEMVDIAGATLDFSSTDDVPPLSTGTNGGYEENSSNSSSSSSSSRAAGMNGNGPKLVDPLEDPLPGVGTYEDFNTIDWVREKSKDRDRHREITNKSRQSTVALLHSVSDAFSGWLLMLLVGLMSGALAGGIDIAAHWLTDMKGGVCLIGFWFNHEHCCWTSNETTFQERDRCPQWQSWAELITGTSEGAFAYIVNYLMYIFWALLFAFLAVTLVRAFAPYACGSGIPEIKTILSGFIIRGYLGKWTLIIKTITLVLAVSSGLSLGKEGPLVHVACCCANILCHLFTKYRKNEAKRREVLSAAAAVGVSVAFGAPIGGVLFSLEEVSYYFPLKTLWRSFFAALVAAFTLRSINPFGNSRLVLFYVEFHAPWHLVELAPFILLGIFGGLWGALFIRANIAWCRRRKTTRLGHYPVIEVLVVAALTAVVAYPNSYTRMSGAELISELFNDCSLLDSSQLCGYKQPTNTSETGAGNSLADRPAGEGLYTALWQLALALVFKMLITVITFGMKVPSGLFIPSMAVGAIAGRLLGVGMEQLAYYNHDWFIFKGWCSPGADCITPGLYAMVGAAACLGGVTRMTVSLVVIMFELTGGLEYIVPLMAATMTSKWVADAFGREGIYEAHIRLNGYPFLEPKEEFEHSSLAVDVMRPRRVDPALAVLTQDGMTIGEVETLVESTHYSGFPVVVSQESQRLVGFVLRRDLLISIDNARKRQDGVVSASRVVFTEHSPSQPPDAPPPLRLRGIMDLSPFTVTDHTPMDITVDIFRKLGLRQCLVTHNGRLLGIITKKDILKHMAQIANRDPDSILFN
- the LOC114435994 gene encoding H(+)/Cl(-) exchange transporter 5-like isoform X2 encodes the protein METSLLVVTCCRSLRVTGAGTMFHFWGRYEAGGMENPGYCAGSFDHLHHPSDDDDDDDEMVDIAGATLDFSSTDDVPPLSTGGYEENSSNSSSSSSSSRAAGMNGNGPKLVDPLEDPLPGVGTYEDFNTIDWVREKSKDRDRHREITNKSRQSTVALLHSVSDAFSGWLLMLLVGLMSGALAGGIDIAAHWLTDMKGGVCLIGFWFNHEHCCWTSNETTFQERDRCPQWQSWAELITGTSEGAFAYIVNYLMYIFWALLFAFLAVTLVRAFAPYACGSGIPEIKTILSGFIIRGYLGKWTLIIKTITLVLAVSSGLSLGKEGPLVHVACCCANILCHLFTKYRKNEAKRREVLSAAAAVGVSVAFGAPIGGVLFSLEEVSYYFPLKTLWRSFFAALVAAFTLRSINPFGNSRLVLFYVEFHAPWHLVELAPFILLGIFGGLWGALFIRANIAWCRRRKTTRLGHYPVIEVLVVAALTAVVAYPNSYTRMSGAELISELFNDCSLLDSSQLCGYKQPTNTSETGAGNSLADRPAGEGLYTALWQLALALVFKMLITVITFGMKVPSGLFIPSMAVGAIAGRLLGVGMEQLAYYNHDWFIFKGWCSPGADCITPGLYAMVGAAACLGGVTRMTVSLVVIMFELTGGLEYIVPLMAATMTSKWVADAFGREGIYEAHIRLNGYPFLEPKEEFEHSSLAVDVMRPRRVDPALAVLTQDGMTIGEVETLVESTHYSGFPVVVSQESQRLVGFVLRRDLLISIDNARKRQDGVVSASRVVFTEHSPSQPPDAPPPLRLRGIMDLSPFTVTDHTPMDITVDIFRKLGLRQCLVTHNGRLLGIITKKDILKHMAQIANRDPDSILFN
- the LOC114435994 gene encoding H(+)/Cl(-) exchange transporter 5-like isoform X3, with protein sequence MENPGYCAGSFDHLHHPSDDDDDDDEMVDIAGATLDFSSTDDVPPLSTGTNGGYEENSSNSSSSSSSSRAAGMNGNGPKLVDPLEDPLPGVGTYEDFNTIDWVREKSKDRDRHREITNKSRQSTVALLHSVSDAFSGWLLMLLVGLMSGALAGGIDIAAHWLTDMKGGVCLIGFWFNHEHCCWTSNETTFQERDRCPQWQSWAELITGTSEGAFAYIVNYLMYIFWALLFAFLAVTLVRAFAPYACGSGIPEIKTILSGFIIRGYLGKWTLIIKTITLVLAVSSGLSLGKEGPLVHVACCCANILCHLFTKYRKNEAKRREVLSAAAAVGVSVAFGAPIGGVLFSLEEVSYYFPLKTLWRSFFAALVAAFTLRSINPFGNSRLVLFYVEFHAPWHLVELAPFILLGIFGGLWGALFIRANIAWCRRRKTTRLGHYPVIEVLVVAALTAVVAYPNSYTRMSGAELISELFNDCSLLDSSQLCGYKQPTNTSETGAGNSLADRPAGEGLYTALWQLALALVFKMLITVITFGMKVPSGLFIPSMAVGAIAGRLLGVGMEQLAYYNHDWFIFKGWCSPGADCITPGLYAMVGAAACLGGVTRMTVSLVVIMFELTGGLEYIVPLMAATMTSKWVADAFGREGIYEAHIRLNGYPFLEPKEEFEHSSLAVDVMRPRRVDPALAVLTQDGMTIGEVETLVESTHYSGFPVVVSQESQRLVGFVLRRDLLISIDNARKRQDGVVSASRVVFTEHSPSQPPDAPPPLRLRGIMDLSPFTVTDHTPMDITVDIFRKLGLRQCLVTHNGRLLGIITKKDILKHMAQIANRDPDSILFN